CTAACATTTCAGCCAAATGTGTATTATCTGTGTAACACTAATATAGAGGATGCTTCAAAAGGATACATCAGATTTCAAAGCAGCAGTATATTTCaggatggcaacatgttacaattacacaaaaattaacTAATGGTTTAAtaagttatcaagttttagtaacttTTTAATAAATTATCTATGTTTCTGGCACCTGGTGTATGGAAACTTTCTGCcctgccctttcaagtggtaaaaGTTTCATCCATGGGtggttcatggttgcagagatacagtgatttcagatTTTATAGACCTCTGTCACGGACTCTGTGCCATAGTTCTTTCAATAGGCTTAGCTATACGGTTTGTTGCATCGCTGCTTTTCTAGACTGAGTGGCAATTTGGAATCCTCTTAATGCTTCAGTTTTGCTGCATGAGATGCagctttttctgaaaaattagcCCTATTTCATTGTTTTGCAAAGTCAGGATCTGAAAAACTTATTTAACAGGAATAGTTATTTCTAAATATAGAAGCTGTgctgttactctataaaccaccaaatatatttgaatacacactcaaaaaatctgaaattacatCCAATATTCATTTTATAAGAATAAAGTAAGGTAACATACTACAGGTGAGACTGCAGCCAGCTGACTGGGAGAGGTGACCCTTCTCTGTTCAGCACCTGGGAGACATGTGAAGAAGTCTGGTGCTCtccagtacaagacagacattgatatgctggagcaggtccagcaaAAGCCAAGGGGATGGTTAGAGGCTGGGGACCACTGAGAAAGATGAGCTCGCTTAGGATTCAGAAGAGCAGGCTGACAGGAGATCTTACTGCTGGAACAACCTGAACTGGATATGCTTTGACTAGGAGGCTGGCTGAGAGTCCTGAAAATGACCTTCCAAATGAAAGTATTTAAGGGGTTTATGATAACTCAAAACACAGAGAATCcttcttttaagaaagaaaaaatacagggATGTAGAGGAAATCAGCAACAACAAGTTGGCCCACAGGATGTGTTGAAGGTCTGCCTTGCAGCACATCAACAGCCCTGGGTGATGAGgcactgagcaacctgctctaatgTCCAGGCTGGCTTTGAGCAGAGGTGCAAGGCCAACGAGGAGTTTCCCAGAGCTaattccagacacagctctttaTCTGGCTTTATACTGTGACATTAGGATGTCTTTACTGAAACAAGCACTGGTATCTCTTTGCAAAGCAACAGTAGTTTGAAATCCTTCTACTGTCAATTACCAACAGAAAGAGACCTTTCTAATTAAACCTACATTACGAATTTTCAAGAGTATGTAAGAGCCTGCAAGAAGGATAAGAAAAAAGAGAGTATGACCCACCTGTGTTAGCTTCTTGTGAGCACAGTTTACTCCACTAACCAGGACCATGTTGGGCATCAACGGTCTTGGATACTGAAAAACAAAGTCTAACCTCAAGAGCCAAATGGAAGCCGGGCGTAAGAGATCCATCACAGTCACGTCCCGCTGCAGGAATTCAGAAGCCAGTGTTGCGTACGGTTGAACAGCAAAatcacagagaaaataatttgggaTGTCATATATTAGGTTCTTCACCCGCTGGAGAAAGTTCATGTGATCTGTAAGATCTGTGAATGTCCTGGGGACGTAGGAAGGGGGATTGGGACACTGAGTGGCTTGTAACTCTAAATCACATGGCATGCGTtgcaaaaaaaacacagaagggagTGAAAGATGCTCAGCTAGTATTGGCCCACAGAGTAGGAAAGGATCTGTAAAGACAGCATCAAACTTACTTTCCTTAAGATATGTGACAAGCTCTTTGTTGTACAGTAAGTGTGAACAGGTAGACAGGAACAAGGCAGAGGTATTTTTCATTAGTTCAAGTGTTTTAAACAGTCTTTCCAGAAAAGATCCTTCTTCAAATGCATTCTGGCCAGTTCTCCAGAAAGTGCGATCCAGCTCTTCCTGCGTGAAAGGCACTGGGTACGTTTTCATAACAAAATTCTTTGTTGGCTTTATGTGGAGAGTGACTTCAGGTGAAACAACGGTTATTTCATGTCCCTTTTGCTTCAGACCATCCAACACTTCCCGCATGCTGAGCCAATGACTCCCATCCACCGGCACCACCAGCAGCTTCCCACCAGCAGCCAAGCTGAGCATGGACAGGAGCAGAACCAGCGTCGCCGTGACTCGTGGATGAGCACTAAGCACCGGGACCATTTCCACAGAAACCTGGCGAgtgctgcccagaaagaaaaccaCTGGTGACACTGAAGCAAGAGCACCAGCTCTGCACTTTTAAGCAATCTCTGCTTCTGTTTAACTTTTGATCCTTGGAGTTATTTGCTGTGTGGTAAATGGATAATCACTGTTTTGATTAAACGCTGGAGAACAAGAGATCAGTAATCTACATCATTGCATAGTAAATGTGGTGAGAGTGCCAGATAAGCTCTATCTGGTTCTATTAGAAAAGCTTTTCCAGCGCATTTGCCTTTGAGCAGAATCTGTCAGGCCACCATAGCCCCTTCAGGCAAAGTGAGATTGACTTTTTTCTCAGATCTCACATAGCCGTCACCACGGTCAAACCTTGTAAATGAAGACAGTGCTGCTTAGCCTCAGAGTCCACAACCTGCAGCATTCCTGCTGATTCCAGCTTTGGAAAAACCCTTGGGAAGCAGACAAGTTCATTGATAAAGAAAGAAGTGGTAAGGCAGCAAGGGTGCACCAGGACAGAAGCCTGATGTGCCTTTCTCAGTAAGTAGCAGACCCTGCAATGATTTGCAGGGTTGTATGGATTATACCTGACTGCAAGGCTTTGACAGCCCCTCAGACTTGCCTGCTGCTCATCCATCACTCACAAACAGAGTACCAAGTTACTCAGCATCCAAGTCAGAGTACACACGGTGAGGCAgcaccaggacccatctgtggGTGTCTGGCCCTGGAAGCCCCGcacagagaaggagaaggagtagGTGCTCCTTTGCAGGTTGCGGCTGTTTCttgctctgcccttgaataatGAGCATATTTAACTTCTCAGGGTGTCTTGCAAGGGACAGAGTCTCCTTCTGAGCACTGTGTCCCTGTGGGCCTGGGGTCTTCTTGGACCTATCTGCCCAGAGCTCCCATGGCAGTGGAAAAACCTCACTGCTGCCCTTGGGAACTGCTGGTAGCTGCAGAAAAATGTCAGCAATTCCTGTCATTTCCCACAGTCTGGCTGGTGGGAAGCAGACAGAGATGCTGAGTGCATCCTCCCAGCAGAACCAGGGCTGCTCTGTCACCCAGGAGATCCACATCCTGAAGCCAAAGAGGCTCTCACCTGTGTTTTGCAGTGTGGGGGTCTTCAGGTCACCAGAAAAGCCAGGGGCAGCACTGGCTTGTGtgtccttgtttatttttttttttccccagcctttCTTTTGCAAATCTGGATGTTAAAATCTAggcaaaaataaacacagaaaaactcTCTGGGTGTGAGCAGAACAGACcaactctcctctcctttcctactTCAAAGGGGTGCTGTGTGAGTGCTCAGCAACACTGAGAGGCTCCTGGAGGCGGGAGGTGATGGATGAGGTGCAGGTGGTGTGGGTGCCCATGAGAATTGGGCACTGCAAGGGGCAGGCTGCGGAGCAGAGTGACCATCCTCTAACTAAAGTACATGCTTTTTCAAGCAGCAATAGAAAATAACAGCAGCAGGTACTTAGCAGGACACCTGTGCTGCCTTAATGTACCTGGATACCTCCCTATGTTTTGAGCCCCAAATATTAACCTACGTTTAAGgtcttttctgattttttctaTATGTAGCAGTGTGGGGATTGTGGCAACCTCAGGATGTGACCTCTGAGCATGGACCAAGTCATGAGCCAGTGAGACAGTAACGCTGAGCAGTGGCTTTTGTGCACCAAGGTGGCTTTCACACTGTGAGGCATCGAATCTTTCCCTTCTCCAGCTCTCTCTCCATGACTAAACAATATCAAGACAGAAGACGTAAGCACCATTAGTGTTAGTATTGTGGATTTATAGGGCTGGGGTTTGGGTCTTTACCTGAGCATCACTTACAAAGAGTAAATCAGTTGGGTTTGATAAACAGTGCTTACAAAGGTCTCAGCACCTAACAGGTAAGCTCCAGATACAGCACTCTGCCTGATGGGGAGCTTGGGTCAAATACCAGTGGCTTCAGAGCCACTTCCCTACCAAAACTTTAATTGACTTCAGGATAttgtaaacacacacaaaaatcatttAAGATGTGCATCTAGCTTGGCTTACGTGACGTATACAGTAAGCGTATAACATTTGCCTCTTCTATGACAACAGCTACACAAAGATTTCAAAGTGCTTGATAAACCTGACAGTCTTACACTAGAGCAAATTTTTCTCCTAAAGCCCTTGAAGCAAAGTCTTATGAAATTGCTGTATACCCTCCATATCTCCATTGCAACCGCAGGAGATTCAAACAGCACCAGCGAGCACTAGTGACCAGGAGGGTTGTGAACAAGCTGTGCAGACAGGGATCAAGAGGGTGCAGCAGTTTGTGCAGGAGGGTGGGTGAGAAGGGCCGTGCACCCTCCTCATAGTCCCACAGCCCAGGGGcccatgagcaaggtctgcaaggagAAACCGGACCAGCGGCACACAGTGAATACTGCAGTGGGTGACTGTCAGTTAAGGGGTGCTGAGGCACCCATCTGTTGACCTGACAGGGAGTCAGGACAGGTgtgctgccttctgggagctaaggaCTGACAAACATTCCTTAGCTGCCTCCTGAGATGAGAAGAAGACCAGCCACCTCAAATGTATGTATACCAATGCGCACATCCTGGGGAGCAAACATGAGGAACTGGAGCTCCACAGCTAGTCCGAAAGTTATGATATCATAGGAATAACTGGAAGATGGTGGAGACTGTGGTAACCTCAGGATGTGACCTGTCATGAGTGGGGCTGCaatgctgtttaatatcttcattagtGATCTGGAGGGTAGGATCAAGCATAGCCTGATGAAACGTGCTGCTGATACCAAACTCAGTGGGGAAGTGGACGCTTTGGAAGGAAGAACCAGTCTGCAGGgtggaaaggttggaccagatgatccttgaggtcccttccaacctggcattctgtgattcatagagaggtaaaaaaaaaatgtcactgtGAGCCCTTTGTACACTAAGACATGGAAGCCAGGAGCCTTGGACTCCACACTATCTTCCCAAATGATGGGAGCACTTctatacaaattatttttaacaatCAATTCTTAATTAAAGGCAAAAATTATATCAGTGAAACGACCCCTCCTATGGTGCTAGTTTAAAGGAACGCTATTATTTCCTGACTGAAAGTCAGCAATTATTTGAGTGAAATTTGAGATGTTCTCTGATCCTTCTGGTCTGGAGCAGAGTCCTCATTCCCTACCACTGGTTCCATCTGCTAGTGAGACTTTGCTTTGGTTGGCTTTCTTGTTCTTCCCTTCTTAGAGCAGCACCTGCGGCAGCAGAACAGGCAGCACTTCAGAGAAATGAAGAGGGAGAGGAGCACCACGGCCAGGAGGAAGGCGATGACGTCCAGGGAGTGGTACTGGATCCAGTTCAAGTCGTGAGCAGCGGGGCGCAGGTGTGGGGCCCCTTTGTGTTTCATTACGAACTCCACCCAGTGCACGGCCAGGTCCAGGGGTTGGATGGGTCTGTCGAGGTGAAGCTCAGAGAGGCGCTTGATGTTCTCTTTGTACCTGCCAAGGAAAGATGTGGGGTGTTTTCAGTGACCCGTGCTGCTGAGACTGAGTCCCCGGGAAAAAGGGATGCAGTGTTAGTTGTCTGATGGCCCACTGGGGACTTCTCTGGTGGTGTCCTCCCACCCCATGAGAAGGATAATGGCAAAGATACAGGCCCAGAAAAGTGCTGTTTTCAGTGATGAACAAAGGAGAAAAGgtatgagaaaagaagaaaaagctcaaTGTGAGCTGTCAGCAAAATCTTTGGGGTGAAAGTACCTGGCTGAAATGTGAGATTGGGTGTAGAAAAGCCATCCAGCTGAAGATCGTGGTCTATTATTATTGtaattagtagtagtagtatgtaTTGCTATAGGAGCAGTGGCTAGGAAACCATGGCAAAAGATGCCATGTCTTAGAAACACACTGAGGAGGAGGATGCCAAGGACTGAGAGGCCTTAAAACCAACAGAGAATGGGAGTGGGGAAGAGGAGGGTATGTCCTACAGCTCCACTTCATTGTGATGCCTTAAAACACCCTGGGCACACTGTCTGCAAGACATAATGTCTTGTGTGGTTCCCTGTACCTCCTCAGTGTTCCCAAGCACATTTTACCTGCTGGGATTGTCCAGCCTTGCTGAGCCAGGGAGCAGCTGACTGTGCTCATACAGCTCCTCATGAACgctgggtgtgtgtgtggggggaaatGACTCAGAAAACGAGTCTGTAAAATAAATGAACGATAATAGCTATGTTTAGTGAACCCTGCCAGATGGAAGGCAAAGTTTCTTGATGCAGAACAGCCTCTGGACTATACAGAGGCACTGCAACTTGTCTACTTCCTCCTGCTACTGTGCAGGCAGCATCTCTGGGCAAGcctcgtgaaaaaaaaaaaaaaaaaaaaaaagccaggcagCTGAGCCTTTCAAGCTTTTCGGGCTCCCCACTGACTCATGTCACCACTGACTGGGGGAACAAAAGCAGTTCGCCACATCTGCCTTCCCCGATtgcattttctaccacattgtgTCAAAACCCTCTCGGTCATTGCTTGTTAAATTTGGCTTTAAGCAGGTGACGTATTTTTTGTCAGCTTGGTTTCTACTGCACTTATACCCCATGTTCTCTGATACCTGCATCCTCTCATATCAGCCAGTTCTTGTCACCTAATGATTATAAtcctgggcagggagaaggacaGTGCTGTTACGGGGACAGGACAAGGTCAACCCTGGGTAAGCATCAGCTTCTCAGTGATGTAGCTTTGATAGAAGAAGGCGTTTAAGAACAGATTAGCATTCTGTGAAGCTGGAAGGTAAAGTGCCGGTGTTACACAACAGTAGAAGGAGAAGAGATGTTGTTCTATTACTGACTTTTTATCATTAATAACCGCTTTCAGGGCAGCGGATATGTCCTGTGAAGTCATTTCAAGTATATTCAGCGTCAGTCCTGCTCCCCGTGACTCCACTCGCTTGGCGTTGTCCATCTGGTCTCCAAATAACGGCATTAGCACCATTGGCACTGCGTTGCATATGCCCTCGTAGATACCGTGTGAGCCTCCGTGGGTAATAAAGGCACGAGTCTTAGGGTGAGCTGTAGAGGAAAGAAAGAGTTAGCTTCTTGATTTCTTAAGTCACAGTAATGCATCCCTGGGGAAAGAACTTGCACAACAATAGCACTGGCAGTCATAAATCAAGAACTTTGCCTGTCACGTGTATCATTACTTATGGACAGGCTCAGGGCTGCACAGAATGGGACATTACAAGAGACTGAGTGAACCTTGGGTTGTAGAGCCCTTTCTTGGTTTGGGCAATCTCTGGAAAGCCTTGGATAATCGTCCAAAGCTTCTCAGATTTTAGGATGAAATCAGAGGCAAGTGAGGTTAAGCAGGATGTTACCATCACTTACTTTTTTACCATGTCTTCCATTTGCTGGGTTTTTCAGATCACCCACAGCTGAGTCCTGTTGTCTAACCAACAAGTGTACTCCTGCCCACAGCAAGTACTATTTTACCACTTGAAAAGCCTGATGACCTGTCTGGAAATTCTCTCTCGGGCACCTTAAATTTTAGTTTCAGTCCAGAAGcaaaaaaacatgacaaaaacacaCAGCTGGCTAGTCCAAGGTAAAGCCCCCTGTTTTTGACAGTAAGGGTAGTGAAGTATTGGAACACTTTCCAAACAGTGTTTCATAATTTGGCAAATTTGAAATTGCAACCAGATAAGTTTCTAAACAGCAAAGGCCAAAAGTAAATCCTGTGACCCACAGTGATACAGGGACTCAGCAGAGATGATGCTAATGGGGCCTTACCGCAGCAGTATCAGACTAAAAGAAACACACTGGAGTCACTCAGGGTATCTCAGACCTACCTAGAAGATCATTCTGTGGCAGCCATTTGACGAGCTTTACGTTCTTTGGCAGGTTGTGGGGCACCTTTCCCGTGTATCTCCACAAAACCTGTCAAGACAAGTAAACACAACATCAGTTCTCAGCATCTGGTCTCTTGTTGCTCCTCAGTGGGTTTGAAAAGCACAGCTAAAAACCTCCACGATGCACAAAACCTGTTTTGTCTTGCGGAGCAGCTGGGCTGATACTTCCTTCTGACATCAGGGAgcaggagaaagaagggaagaccaagcacactgaaaaccaaaggcAGTGGTGTACTGTATTTGAAAAGAGCATTGAATTGCTGTGCTGGAATTGGGAGAGGGAAACCATACCGTTTGAGGGACGGAGCCCAAGGCATCTACAATTTCTTCGGCTTTCTTCATAGGAATCTCGGAGACCATGGAGCCCAGCGAGAAGACAACAATGCCGTGTTCTCCAGAGGCATTCACAATAGCTTCAAATTCCTGCCAACACAGAGCGCATCCCAAGTCTATATCCTTTCCATGTTACTTGCTGTACTTTTTTTACATTCCCACAAAACTGGGAAGGCAATAAAATGAGCAGCTAACACAACAGAATTATGATCAGGAAATTTAGTTCTCTATAAGAAAAtcagttctggggaaaaaaagtgggCACCGGTGGATGAACAGAGTTATGGAGGTGTGTGAGTGTTTGCAGAATCGAAGCCTGAGCCAAGATACAGTATGGACATGATAAAATATTTACTCTAAAACCTTCATGTAGCAAAGCCTGCCTGCTCACAGACAGCAGTTTCTGTGCAGTAAACAAGTTGCTGTAGCAATACCCAGATGAATATCTTGTGCTTTATTGTCACATTTATTACAAGTCAGATGCTCTGGATTTGGAGTTGATGCTCTTGTTTTCAGACCATGCAGCTGCAAGAGAAAATTAAGATTCTTGCAAAGTGTTCTGACAGCAGATAGCTCTAACTTCTAATATCTGCATGAGACAGTTGCACATCCTCCTCTGAGAACTGGAGCCTTCAAGGgagcagttaatggctcttttgtgggacctgGAGTCAGTTGATAGGATTGTTAGCagaggaggggcccagagaagatcagaagcttctggaatgcccacagccagatccaaTCAGACTATAAACGGGTTTCCTGCCGAAGATTCCCCttgtgtggtcttctcggagcagcgggtctgtgccggagccctccccttaggctgGGACACTGCCTAAGGGAACTTCCCGGGATTGgaagcgcctcacctcctcgttcgGGTGACTGATAATCTactagatatatccttgaataagtcctTGCCGATCAGGCAAGTGTAGTACTTGCCAAACCAGGTGAGTGTTTGAGTAGCTGGCGCAgagggctctggctttgtttcttgtgagtgcctGCGTGCACGCAGTgtatcctcattattcttattttgctgcaccccaataatctcctcagctGATATGCgaacctttatcttatgttattggagtgctaactaattgtataaaccctgttttgatcagttcattggctgtacttttctggccagaatgaAGTCTGTTTTGAAACTTCTTGTActcctaaaactgactttggggtcccttTGTGCCATTTAAATTGACGCAGCGAGAAGGGTATCAGAAATGGAGGAGTTATTTCAGGGTTACAGGTATGACAATCCTTCTGCGCCGACCTGCACACATCAGGTAGAAGCGAGCTGGTGTGGTCCCAGAGTGATCATATTCACGTGTGTTGTGTTCTGTGCTACTGTTTTCTGCCTCGCGGTCGGTGCTGCGCTTGGTGGTGTTCTGTGCGTCTGCTTAAAGCAAGTCCGAAACCAGCGCAAACCCGATAACCAGTCAGAGAGGCGCAATTCtgcaaaagagctggaaatagatTGTTTGAAAGTGGAGTTACAGTGAGAGAGAGTGAGTGAGTGCGTTTGTTAGAACAAATGATTTAGCCAATGTTAACCAGAGCAAGATCGCCCTGCAGCGTTCCCCAAATTGGGAAACTGGCTGCGAGCACAGACCCCGAAGATTGGGATGGAGACTGAAAatagtgttgatgaagaggaggtggaGAAAAAGGATGCGCGACCTCTTATTAAAACTGAGACGTGTACAGGACCATGGGGTGGACAGCCCAAACTGCCATTTGTAGCACCCTGTGGACGGGACCTGAGCTCAGCGGTTTGCACGCTAAAATCTCATGCAAGCTGGGTGAAACAGACACTGAATATCTTTGGCATGTTTCACTAACAGGGGCTGATCAGGTATTAGTGAGTAATGAGCAAGCTGCGGGCTTTTTAAGTGTTGGTCTggatggtgatcagcccataacatctcgtgtggcttactgggctggtggcatGGATCCCAAGGAATGCGGGGAGCCCGTCACCATTAGGATAAAGGGCTTAGCGGAGCTGGCTGAGAGAGTTCAAAAGTctgcttgtatacaagcaatgcATGAGGGAGGGCTGCCGGACACTTTAAAGATACGTTTCcggtccctcagggagagaattcaggaggctatcaACCGTAACAAGCAGAACAGCCAAAATGctcctgcacatgtattaacctgggctgcaatcgtgcacaatttagtcacccaCAGgcatgaaatgggatgggtggacctgGGCGACagcacaaactggaacaggagAGTTTGGAAAATGAGCCACAAACCTCTCCACGAATGGTTCCCCCTTTGTTGGGAACATGAACCCTTCCACGGCTGGTGGTGCAAAGCAGGGCAGCCTGTGGCACCAGGCGCTTGCATTAGGGTTCTA
Above is a genomic segment from Patagioenas fasciata isolate bPatFas1 chromosome 7, bPatFas1.hap1, whole genome shotgun sequence containing:
- the LOC136103412 gene encoding UDP-glucuronosyltransferase 1A1-like isoform X1, with amino-acid sequence MVPVLSAHPRVTATLVLLLSMLSLAAGGKLLVVPVDGSHWLSMREVLDGLKQKGHEITVVSPEVTLHIKPTKNFVMKTYPVPFTQEELDRTFWRTGQNAFEEGSFLERLFKTLELMKNTSALFLSTCSHLLYNKELVTYLKESKFDAVFTDPFLLCGPILAEHLSLPSVFFLQRMPCDLELQATQCPNPPSYVPRTFTDLTDHMNFLQRVKNLIYDIPNYFLCDFAVQPYATLASEFLQRDVTVMDLLRPASIWLLRLDFVFQYPRPLMPNMVLVSGVNCAHKKLTQEFEAIVNASGEHGIVVFSLGSLVSDIPMKKAEEIADALGSVPQTVLWRYTGKAPRNLPKNVKLVKWLPQNDLLAHPKTRAFITHGGSHGIYEGICNAVPMVLMPLFGDQMDNAKRVESRGAGLTLNVLEMTSQDISAALKAVINDKKYKENIKRLSELHLDRPIHPLDLAVHWVEFVMKHKGAPHLRPAAHDLNWIQYHSLDVIAFLLAVVLLSLFISLKCCLFCCRRCCSKKGRTTKPTKAKSH